In the Juglans microcarpa x Juglans regia isolate MS1-56 chromosome 6D, Jm3101_v1.0, whole genome shotgun sequence genome, one interval contains:
- the LOC121235297 gene encoding MLO-like protein 8 gives MTMFFRCHQCLCVWLLLRGGTAMAATESSDSQTRELDQTPTWAVAGVSAFIIIISMPWKRSFTNLERGLQKGRRTLCLKLWRRLKRVIHCYFDLMEPRNSYEL, from the exons ATGACCATGTTTTTTCGGTGCCATCAGTGCTTATGTGTATGGCTTCTGCTCAGAGGAGGAACGGCTATGGCAGCAACCGAGAGCAGTGATTCGCAGACTAGAGAGCTGGATCAGACGCCCACATGGGCTGTTGCCGGTGTCTCTgctttcatcatcatcatttccatGCCTTGGAAAAGGTCATTCACAAACTTGGAACG TGGTTTACAGAAAGGCAGAAGAACGCTATGTTTGAAGCTCTGGAGAAGGTTAAAGCGGGTAATTCATTGTTACTTTGATCTCATGGAACCAAGAAACTCATATGAACTTTAA